The sequence ATTGACTAACAGTGTGGAtacttgaaattgatttttactGAACCCATCACCCCGAAAATGTATAACCATGGGACCAATTGATTAATGTGTTTCTTTTCCCTTCAACTTCATTAACTTCCTAAAATATAGAACTGGAAGGGACTGCAGGCTCTGAAAATCAATAATTGCTATTAGAATGAAAATGAAGAAAGCCAAAAGAGCATTTACTAAAAGcagaaacaaaataaacacCCTGTGCTCCATCTTTGGCAGCTATGTAGAGCATTTATATTCCTGTAATCGTGCAATCGATAGGACTTTATTAGCTATCCACCTATAATAACCTAATACATATACATACCAGTTACAACAGGCAGGCAACAGTTTACCTTTTTTCGTGGATCTCAATAAACATGGTTCCCCTGCTActcttcttcatttttttttcttaatggaAATTAATTGATTGCTAAAGGCGGTTTCATCAATACTCTATTCAAGTTAAGGTATAGTCCGGGACTCTGTTTATCACGTAATCGGGCCAACAAAAAGCGGATCTACCACACCACCTTTTCATCAAAAGAGGCAAATTAACAAGAGGTTACCGCTTAACGTTATCACCTAAACTATATAATTGAAATCCATGAGGAACTGCCTAGGAACCATGCGATGCATAAACAGACAAGAATTGGACAAAAATTAAGCAAAAAGAACCTTCGTTCCTCGACCCTACAAAACAATCCTCCCGCACGAAAAGTGGCTCAAGCACATCCGCTTGAACAAGATTTATTTCAATCATTATACCTGCGTCTCGATGACCTTGCCGTACTCGCTGAAGGCGCGCTCGAGCGTGCGCTCCGTGGTGTCCCACGACAGCCCGCCCACGAAGATCCTCCCGACCTCCTTCTCCGCCATCTCCCACCACGcccaatccaatccaaatcAAATCAGACCCAAATCCAACTCCTCCAACCTACACAAAAACCACCCAAAAAACAAACCAACCCTCAGAACCCGAAACGCGCACCAACCAATCAGGGCACCAATTCGCGCCTCCGCGAGCTCCAGGGAGACGAGACCTACctcgcggcgcggcggcgacctaGGGCTTGCTCGGGTCGGGGAATTAGGGTTTTGAGAGAGGAGGGGATGAAATGGAAtgaggcgaggagaggagaaaaatcTGGGGCTttctatatatagagagagagatggtcGGGAGATGGGCTGCACGGGGCGCACGTGGGAAATTGGTTCGTGGGCCTTTTTGTTTTGAGCCCCCTTTACGAGACAGATTGGATATTTTTGGGCTTTAATGCTGGTCCGGCCCACGGAGTGGTACGTTACCTCTTTCTactttgagtttttcttttcttttcttctttttgagaaactttttttttttttgctttcgtAGCAAAGGTCTTACACTGTTTACTCTCCTACTTTACATAAACAATGTTCCTGAATTTCtccaaagaataaaaaaaaacaatgttccTGAAGACTCTTGAGACATtcctaggaaaaaaaaaaattcttttttttttgcttcttacatacatatatacaagaaTAATTTTGGCACACTgatattcgttttattttttttagataatgagatATTCGTTTTATGGGTTTCGTAAAGgtaaaatatttgttttattgGGAAATTGAAGATGTCACTGCTGTGATGAGGGGAATTTTTGTGTTCCAAAGGAGGCCTAACAGTGTGTGCGTTGTCATCCAGGTATCCAAACAAAAGAAATGCAAAGAGCGTTAGTAAACATCAGCCGAACAAAAAATGAGGGTAACACTGTGAGTTAATCTGGCTAAGACACCagaaaagtgattttttttttatttctgtaaAAGAATGGAAGGCAATTACAATTAGCTTTGCTCTTTCGATTCTTCAACATTCAAACACTATTTACAACACTGCACAGGTATGTATTATGTACAACAAAAACAATGCAGAGGAAAGAAGAATGATGTACAGTTTGGGGCAACGGTGATCAGATCAAAGTGTCAATCTAGCAATGGTCATTTCGGCAGAAAGGGCAGCCGAGAAAAACTGGAGCCGCCTCCGTTGTCGCTAACGATCAGGTCAGAGCTGCCTTGCTTGGGCATCGATCCTGCACTGCCTTTGCTTGAGCTCTTCTTGGTTATTTTCACCGGAAGAATCTGCAACCTCGAGTTGGAGTCAGTTCCAAAGGTTTCAGCCAGGAGCTGGTAGCTCTCAACAAGCTCCAGCTGCCGGGCAACTATTTCTGAACATCTTGGGAGGAGTTCTACGGGCTCCCCACCTGGGATTACAATGTACTCGATTGCGAGGCGTGCCTCCTGCGAGTGTAGAGAATGAAATGTGATTGTTAGGAAAACTCCTGTACTACAGAAGCTGCATCTTACAATAAGTTATAGTACTTCTACAAGGCATCAGTTTTTCTTACATGGAACCTGAAatagttttagttatttttcaagataatgTATGGCAAAGTAATTACCTCCAGAGCATCAATTTCCTCCAATGATGGCTTCCTCTTTGGAGCATCATCTTCAATCTCTATCTCTCCCACCACAACCTTAGGCTGCTTGCGTGTTGGTGCATTGAGTTTATCCCTCCCAACAATCATTCTAACAGCCTTTACTATCTGAGCCATTGTGTTTGTCTGTTGTGCCAATGTAAAACCGAGTATGTTAAAACGAGCATAACAGAGTTTGACACTTGATATCACAAAATACAAAGATCAAGCAATGACCTTAACAACAAATATGGGAAGCTTGTGGTATTTGGCGACATTGCGAATCCAGTGATTCTGCTTCATCTCAGAACTTGATGCAAGAATCACATTGGCAGCTCCAATGTCATCCGTCACATCTAATTCATCATCGAATCCCATCACTGTTGCTACTTGCAAGATATCAGCTTCTGAAATCTgaaagaagaaaatagaaatagaTCTTTGTTATCTCTCACTAAATCAGGAACCAGATTATAGTATAACTCAAACATCCGTTATAAGAAAATATAGGAGAACCATATCATTCAACATTAATAGTTGGGGACACCAAAGTActagaaaacaaataaaagattTTCCTAAGTTATGTTTTTTCTAAGGGGCTAGCATTCAATTGTaaacaagattaaaaaaatgtatactgCGAACTATAGAACCTAAGAAAGAATTTAAACAGTATAGAAGAACATGCAGTTGATGTCTGCCATGGGCATTGCACCGGTCCTAAGCCCACAACAAGGCCGATCTAAGGCAAAGTGGTGAGCTCCCAACCAGGATGTGACTGTTAGTTACTGAGGTCATATAACAATGATGTATTTAATATGTCTTTACATGAATACAATAACCAATAATAAAAAGGTAAAATCCAGAACTTCATGTTCTTTATCTCAAACTTACCTGGTACGTGTACACACGGACTGGAGATTTTCCAGGCACAGATGTTttgccttttgtttttcttgtagaGCCAAAATCGTCGTTGAAATTATCATCTGATGGTACACTCTTGCTTTCTGTTCGCCGGGTATTGAAATCATCATCAAAGTTATCTTCTGATGGCATTGCCTTGGCAAAAAGATGTTCCTGGTATGAAGGCAAGGGTTCTGTTTCATATTCTCTTTCAGGTATCACCAATGAGCTTCCTGACTCAGTAGCCTTGTAATCCATCTTACGTGCTTCAAATTTAGGAGGCTTCCCTGTAATAGTGCAAAATAAAAAGGAATCGATGGCCATGAAAACCATGTAAGAGGTGTCGTTTTAGGAGTGTTATACATCTAAAGAGTAAAGAGTTTGATGGTTACCTGCAAGAATAGCATCAACAGTAGCCTCTAACTTGTGGTGTACTCGGCATTCAGTCTTTGAAATCATCTCCACAGCACATGAAAATGTTGGGGGTCCTTTTCTCTCGAGAATTGTTTTCTGAACTTTCCGCTTTTTCGCCTCCTCATCGCCAAGAGTCACACTCTGTATAATGAacttatgattattattttcattAACAAAATACCTTAAAAAAATAGTGCTTTAATGCTCTGTTCAGAAGATTGATAATTCTTCAACAGCATACAAATCACGACTGAACAAATAACATTGAAGAAAAATCTGTACCTCAATACCACCAACAAGCACTTGCAAACAAGGGTTTTTAATTATGCTCTCAATTGTCACCCCATGTGCAGTTCCAACAAGTTGAACACCCCTTTGAGCAATGGTGCTGGCTGCCATTGCTTCAAGCTCTGTACCAATCTCATCGATTACAATAACTTCTGGCATGTGATTTTCAACAGCTTCAATCATTACCTACATAAAGAAagtttcatatatatatcattttacTTAACTAATAAAGAGATAACtttcttcaaaaaaatatttcagaaaattttttgataacataaagcatactccctccatctcataatataaggcatggtcaAACTTGGCACAGTCTTCGAAACTAATGTTTGACttaaaatttctcatatactataaggtttattgcaacaaatttataaccatcttaaagtaaatttaaatgtcaatccaatgatactaattttaacaaataaattttaatttatataataataattgttggtcaaatgtttttaaagttgaatcTTGGAATGTGtacacgccttatattatgggatagagggagtataaaacaaTATTGAAAACTTACGTTATGCTGCATGC is a genomic window of Oryza glaberrima chromosome 7, OglaRS2, whole genome shotgun sequence containing:
- the LOC127780839 gene encoding protein SEEDLING PLASTID DEVELOPMENT 1 isoform X1, with amino-acid sequence MLRALNTPTPPLRLRPACRVASQCGGRPSTRRRGAGGGPRRAVPQPPVRRPSGDRACTPWRGGVGAAAPAPATPVATAGARDELEAFLEVVPARMRRGLARHPEVRELVEVVMDLGRRPLARFPSGDWVISEQAVTADDLHQAVSKVGDFSEDNRSGINHSLHRISAIRNRKAHIIGLTCRVGRAISGSAEMIRDLVVGGGSILVIGPPGVGKTTLIREIARILADEGKKRVIIVDTSNEIGGDGDVPHSGIGRSRRMQVPKVSMQHNVMIEAVENHMPEVIVIDEIGTELEAMAASTIAQRGVQLVGTAHGVTIESIIKNPCLQVLVGGIESVTLGDEEAKKRKVQKTILERKGPPTFSCAVEMISKTECRVHHKLEATVDAILAGKPPKFEARKMDYKATESGSSLVIPEREYETEPLPSYQEHLFAKAMPSEDNFDDDFNTRRTESKSVPSDDNFNDDFGSTRKTKGKTSVPGKSPVRVYTYQISEADILQVATVMGFDDELDVTDDIGAANVILASSSEMKQNHWIRNVAKYHKLPIFVVKTNTMAQIVKAVRMIVGRDKLNAPTRKQPKVVVGEIEIEDDAPKRKPSLEEIDALEEARLAIEYIVIPGGEPVELLPRCSEIVARQLELVESYQLLAETFGTDSNSRLQILPVKITKKSSSKGSAGSMPKQGSSDLIVSDNGGGSSFSRLPFLPK
- the LOC127780839 gene encoding protein SEEDLING PLASTID DEVELOPMENT 1 isoform X2, which encodes MLRALNTPTPPLRLRPACRVASQCGGRPSTRRRGAGGGPRRAVPQPPVRRPSGDRACTPWRGGVGAAAPAPATPVATAGARDELEAFLEVVPARMRRGLARHPEVRELVEVVMDLGRRPLARFPSGDWVISEQAVTADDLHQAVSKVGDFSEDNRSGINHSLHRISAIRNRKAHIIGLTCRVGRAISGSAEMIRDLVVGGGSILVIGPPGVGKTTLIREIARILADEGKKRVIIVDTSNEIGGDGDVPHSGIGRSRRMQVPKVSMQHNVMIEAVENHMPEVIVIDEIGTELEAMAASTIAQRGVQLVGTAHGVTIESIIKNPCLQVLVGGIESVTLGDEEAKKRKVQKTILERKGPPTFSCAVEMISKTECRVHHKLEATVDAILAGKPPKFEARKMDYKATESGSSLVIPEREYETEPLPSYQEHLFAKAMPSEDNFDDDFNTRRTESKSVPSDDNFNDDFGSTRKTKGKTSVPGKSPVRVYTYQISEADILQVATVMGFDDELDVTDDIGAANVILASSSEMKQNHWIRNVAKYHKLPIFVVKTNTMAQIVKAVRMIVGRDKLNAPTRKQPKVVVGEIEIEDDAPKRKPSLEEIDALEEARLAIEYIVIPDSSGENNQEELKQRQCRIDAQARQL